In Tsukamurella tyrosinosolvens, the genomic window TCGGGCGCGCCACGGAAGAAGCGGATTCGGCGGGCACCGTGGATCGCCGACGCGGCGATCGTCCCCAGGCTCCGAACCGTGCGATCGGTATCGAACCGCACCGCCACCATGCGTCCGCCCGGCGCGAGCAATCGCCGGAAATCGCGCAGATCGGTGCCGACGGTGTCGATCACGACGTCGAACGTGCCGAGGTCGTCGGGCCCGGTCCGCCGGTAGTCGACGGCCAGATCGGCACCGAGACCGGACACGAAGTCCAGGGCGCCCGCGCCGGCGAGCCCCGTCACCGGGCCCGCACCGAGCGCCTTCGCGACCTGGACGACCGCACTGCCGACCCCGCCGGCCGCGCCACGCACCAATACGCTCTCGCCCGGGCGCAGGCCCGCCTCGCGACGCAGGGCGAGCAGCGCCGTGAGCCCGCCCACCGGGAGGGTCACTGCTTCGACGGGCGACAACGACCGCGGTGCGGCGGCGATCTGATCGGGCCGGACGGCAACGTAGTCGGCCAGGCTGCGCAGCGCCTGCCCCGACGCATCGGGCTTCTCGCTCAGCAGGCCCCACACCTGATCGCCCACAGCATGTCCGGACGTCGCGGGGCCGGCCGCGGCGACCTC contains:
- a CDS encoding NAD(P)-dependent alcohol dehydrogenase; its protein translation is MRAALFDRYGPPEVLYEGRAPIPAIGDDELLVRVRAVSVNGGELIVRSGGLPSWLMRGPFPRRTGLDFVGEVAAAGPATSGHAVGDQVWGLLSEKPDASGQALRSLADYVAVRPDQIAAAPRSLSPVEAVTLPVGGLTALLALRREAGLRPGESVLVRGAAGGVGSAVVQVAKALGAGPVTGLAGAGALDFVSGLGADLAVDYRRTGPDDLGTFDVVIDTVGTDLRDFRRLLAPGGRMVAVRFDTDRTVRSLGTIAASAIHGARRIRFFRGAPDPALLAELTRMVDGGALRPVLHATYPLADAAGAHRRLEEGGVLGKVVVDVDGA